CCGAGCTCAACCGGGCGATTGCCGCCTTGCTGGTGGACTTGAACCAGCGCGCGTTCAAGAAGCTGCCGGGCAACCGCGCCAGTGCCTTCGCCGAGCTTGACCGGCCGGCCCTGCGCCCCCTGCCGGCGGTGCGCATGCCCATCGCGCGCTTCAAACCCGCCCGCGTCAACATCGATTACCACGTCGAGCTCGATGGCCACTACTACTCGGTGCCCCACGCCCTGGTGGGCGAGCCGGTGGAGTTGCGCATCACGGCCGGCACGGTCGAAGTCCTGCATGGCGGCAAACGGGTGGCCGCCCACGCCCTCAATCCCCGCCGGGGTGCACACACCACCACACCTGAGCACATGCCGGCCTCGCACCGGGCGCACCTGCAGTGGACGCCGGCCAAGCTCATCGCCTGGGGCGAGCGCGTGGGTGCGGCCACCGCCGCCGTGGTGCGCTGGCAGATGGAGCACCGCCAGCATCCCGAGCAGGGTTACCGCTCCTGTCTGGGCCTCATGCGCCTGGGCCGTGAGTACGGGGCTGACCGGCTGGAGGCCGCCTGTGCGCGGGCGCAGTCGATTCGCTCACCGTCCTACAAGAGCATCGCCTCCATCCTGGGCTGCGGCCTGGACCAGCGGCCGCTGGATGCGCCGATGGCCGCACAGGCGAGCCTGCCGCTGCACGAGAACGTGCGCGGGCCGGACTACTACCACTGAGCTCCAACGCGCAAGCAAACCCAACAAGGAAGAACCATGCTCAACGAACAGACCTTGAACCAACTGCGCGCCCTGCGCCTGGACGGCATGGTGGCCGCCCTCAGCGACGCGGCCACCCACATCACAGCCAGCGAACTGCCCTTTGAACAACGTCTGGCGCTGCTGGTGCAGCGCGAGGTGGACTGGCGTGACAGCAAACGCCTGGAGCGCCTGCTCAAGGCGGCCCGCCTGAAGGTCTCCAGTGCCTGCCTGGAGGACATCGACTGGCGCGCCAGCCGGGGCCTGGGCCGGGAGGTCATCACCAGCCTGGCCGGCGGCGACTGGCTGCGCCATGGCCACAACGTGCTGCTGACCGGCGCCACCGGGTGCGGCAAGACGTGGCTTGCCTGCGCACTGGGGCAGCAGGCCGCGCGTCTGGGCTTCTCGGTGCTCTACACCCGCGCGCCACGGCTGCTGCAGGAGTTGCACGTGGCCCACGGCGATGGCAGCCTGGGCAAACGGCTGGCGCAACTGGCGCGGCTGGACCTGCTCATCCTGGACGAC
This sequence is a window from Ideonella dechloratans. Protein-coding genes within it:
- the istB gene encoding IS21-like element helper ATPase IstB; protein product: MLNEQTLNQLRALRLDGMVAALSDAATHITASELPFEQRLALLVQREVDWRDSKRLERLLKAARLKVSSACLEDIDWRASRGLGREVITSLAGGDWLRHGHNVLLTGATGCGKTWLACALGQQAARLGFSVLYTRAPRLLQELHVAHGDGSLGKRLAQLARLDLLILDDFGIAPIAAHERNDLLELLDDRVGARSTLITSQLPVTAWHAWLDEPTLADAILDRIVHGSHKIALKGESMRKLAKAV